TCTGTTGGTGCGTTTAGTTTCACTTCGAATACTCTGTCTTCTAACGCTTTTATCCCAACCGCATCAGCATCTCCTTCGCCGTTATTGTATGCTTCTGCTCCTTCAATGAAATATCCAAGGAAAGATGCTGGAGATGCAGTTTCTGGAGCTAGCATATGCAACCAACCGAATACAAAGTCACTTGCTAATACAGGGTCTCCATTAGACCATTTTGCATCTTCACGAATAGTAAAAGTATACGTTAAACCGTCATCTGATATATCTATTTTCTCTGCAGTAGCTGGCTCTGCTAAATGATCTTTTGAAAGTCTCACCAGACCTTCCATAATATTATTTAATGCATTCCAAGATACTGCATCAAATCCTACAGATGGATCGAACGATGTTGGTTCATTTCCATTATTCAAACGGAGTACTTTTTCTGTTGGCAATGTTTCTGTAGTTGTTCCTGTTTCCTCTTTGCTGCTTTCTTTTTCTGTACTCGATTGTCCAGCATCTTTGTTAGCTGTACAAGCACTCAACACAAGTACAAAAAATGCTACTACAAATAATGATAAACACTTTTTCATTCTAGTTCCCCCTTTGTATTGTATATGTGAATGCACTCTCGTGCGCTCATCCGTTCTTATCTTTGTACTTGTAAAACCTTTGCACGACTGTCTTGTAGCCAACAGTCGACACCATGTGCTACAGATAACTTAGTTGTAATTGGATAAACATGATCACACACTTCCATTGCGTAATCACAACGTGCTGAAAATGGACATCCCTTTGGTGGTGAGAATAAATCCGGTGGAGTTCCTTCGATTGGTTGCAACTCCTCTTCCACTAAGTCTAGCCGTGGAACAGAGTTTAACAATCCTTTTGTATAAGGATGCTCGGGAGTATAGAATATTTCTCTTTTATCCCCAATCTCTACAAGTTTCCCTGCGTACATAACAGCAATCCGATCGGCAATTTTTGCAACTACTCCTAGATCATGCGTGATTAAGATAATCGATATTTGTGTTTTCCGTTGAATTTCTTCAAACAGCTCTAAGATTTGCGCTTGAATCGTTACATCTAAGGCTGTTGTTGGTTCATCTGCAATAAGTAACTCCGGATCGCATATGAGTGCAATTGCAATCACAATTCGTTGGCGCATTCCCCCTGAAAATTGGTGAGGAAACTGTTTCAATCGTTCTTCTGGATTCGAAATTCCTACAAGCTCCAACATATCAATCGCTTTCTGCTTAGCTTCTTGCTTTCCTATTTTTTTGTGAGTGCGAAGACCTTCCGTTAGCTGTTCCCCTATAGAAAGCGTTGGATTTAATGCTGTCATCGGATCTTGAAAAATCAGCGAAACGTCGACCCCTTGTATTTTTCGTAATTGTGCTTTAGACAATTTAGTTAAATCTTTTCCTTTAAATAAAATGCTCCCATTTTTAATAATTCCAGCCGGCTGTGGAATTAGGCCCAGAATTGCATTGGATGTTACACTTTTTCCACAACCTGATTCACCTACAATTGCGAGTGTTTCTCCTCTATATAAGTCGAAGTTAACCCCTCGAACCGCTTCTACCTCACCGCCGTATGTTCGGAAAGAAACTTGTAAGTTATTAACTTGTAATACTTTTTCATTGGATATAATTTTCTTATTTTTTCTCATATGTTCATTCACCAATTTTCACCTCCTAAGCTTCGGATCAAGAGCATCTTGTAAACCATCTCCCAATACGTTAAAAGCAAACATAGTTAAAGATATGAAAAAAGCTGGGAAAAACAAACGCCACCAGTGCCCAGATAAAATGACTGGCAACGCGTCATTCGCCATAACACCCCAACTTGCAAAAGGAGCTGCAATGCCCAAACCAAGGAAACTTAGAAATGCTTCCGCAAAAATAGCACTTGGTACGGTAAGTGTCATCTGTACAATAATGGGTCCCATCGTATTTGGTAGTAGATTTTTACGAATAATTCTAGAAGTCTTGGCACCAAAGGATTTGGATGCTGTCACGAATTCATAGTTTTTAATTTGCAGTACCTGTCCTCTAACAATTCGAGCCATACCTACCCATCCAGTCACTGTAAGCGCCACTATTATTGTAGTTAGGCTTGGCCCCATTACTACCATCAATAAAATAACGACCAACAAGTGTGGTAACCCATATAATACTTCAATTATCCGCATCATGACGGCGTCTGCTCTTCCACCCTTATATCCACTAACTCCGCCATATATAATTCCTATAAAAAAGTCGATAAGTGCTGCCATTAATCCAACAAACAAGGAAATACGAGCACCATACCATGTTCTAATAAATACATCTCTACCAGCCTCATCCGTACCAAACCAATGAGCCATGGAAGGAGCTTTGTTTTGATTCGGATAATCTGTTGCTGTTACAGAATAAGAAGAAAAAATTGGACCAAATATGGCAAAGAGTGCAAGTAAAATTAGAAATATCAGTCCACCCATTGCAAGTTTATTTTTGCGCAGTCGACGCCACGCATCTTTCCAATAAGATAGAGAAGGGCGTACAACTGATTCTGCTTTTCCTTTTTCCTTCTGTTTTGGTCGAAACCATTCGTCTTTTACACTTTGTGGGGATACCACATTTTGTGTATTAGCCATCATGCATCCCCCTCTTTACGGTGTAGTTTTATTCGTGGATCCAAAAGTCCATACACAATATCTACAAGGAACAACATAAATACTAGGAATGCACTGTAGAAAACGGTTGATCCCATAATTACAGGGTAATCCCGGTTATTAATGCTTTCTACAAAATATTTACCCATCCCAGGAATCGCAAAAATTCGTTCAATAACAAAAGTCCCCGTCAAAATACCTGCAAGCATGGTCCCCAGAATCGTGACAACAGGCATAAGCGCATTTCTTAAGGCATGCCGAACGACAATTCTTACGGGTGAAAGTCCTTTTGCACGAGCCATTTTGATGTAATCTTGCGTTAGTACTTCGAGCATACTGGATCTTGTTAATCGTGCTATTATCGCAGTTGGTCCCGTTGCAAGTGCGAGCGTTGGTAATATCATATGTAACGGGCTACTCCACGTAGCAGCCGGAAGCCACTCTAGTTTTACTGCCACCTGTTGAATCAATAGGGTTGCAAGCACAAAATTTGGTACAGATATACCCACTACCGCAAAAGTCATCGCTAAGTAATCAATTATTCCGTTGTGCCTGAGCGCTGCGAGTGTCCCCAGAATGATTCCAGACACTAAAGCTACAAGTATTGTGACCATTCCCAACTCGAAAGAAATAGGAAATCCCCTTGCCAATAATTCATTTACCGAGTCATTCGGC
The nucleotide sequence above comes from Psychrobacillus glaciei. Encoded proteins:
- a CDS encoding ABC transporter ATP-binding protein — protein: MRKNKKIISNEKVLQVNNLQVSFRTYGGEVEAVRGVNFDLYRGETLAIVGESGCGKSVTSNAILGLIPQPAGIIKNGSILFKGKDLTKLSKAQLRKIQGVDVSLIFQDPMTALNPTLSIGEQLTEGLRTHKKIGKQEAKQKAIDMLELVGISNPEERLKQFPHQFSGGMRQRIVIAIALICDPELLIADEPTTALDVTIQAQILELFEEIQRKTQISIILITHDLGVVAKIADRIAVMYAGKLVEIGDKREIFYTPEHPYTKGLLNSVPRLDLVEEELQPIEGTPPDLFSPPKGCPFSARCDYAMEVCDHVYPITTKLSVAHGVDCWLQDSRAKVLQVQR
- a CDS encoding ABC transporter permease: MANTQNVVSPQSVKDEWFRPKQKEKGKAESVVRPSLSYWKDAWRRLRKNKLAMGGLIFLILLALFAIFGPIFSSYSVTATDYPNQNKAPSMAHWFGTDEAGRDVFIRTWYGARISLFVGLMAALIDFFIGIIYGGVSGYKGGRADAVMMRIIEVLYGLPHLLVVILLMVVMGPSLTTIIVALTVTGWVGMARIVRGQVLQIKNYEFVTASKSFGAKTSRIIRKNLLPNTMGPIIVQMTLTVPSAIFAEAFLSFLGLGIAAPFASWGVMANDALPVILSGHWWRLFFPAFFISLTMFAFNVLGDGLQDALDPKLRR
- a CDS encoding ABC transporter permease, whose protein sequence is MTKYIIKRFIMMIATILIISTVTFVLMHSIPGSPFDGERTSNPTIQANLEKFYKLDEPMYVQYVYYLKSIVTFDFGPSIKKPNDSVNELLARGFPISFELGMVTILVALVSGIILGTLAALRHNGIIDYLAMTFAVVGISVPNFVLATLLIQQVAVKLEWLPAATWSSPLHMILPTLALATGPTAIIARLTRSSMLEVLTQDYIKMARAKGLSPVRIVVRHALRNALMPVVTILGTMLAGILTGTFVIERIFAIPGMGKYFVESINNRDYPVIMGSTVFYSAFLVFMLFLVDIVYGLLDPRIKLHRKEGDA